The window TAATCTAAAATCCAGGAGATTGAGATATTGTCTCTAAATACAGAGACTGCAAAATTCTGATTCCCACTCTTTGGTGCTATGTGCATCAATACACCACCAGTGCGCGATCGGTATGTAATTTCAATAGTGTCTGTTGTTGATTCAGTTCCATTTTGTTCTTCAGACTGTTTATATGTGTAAGTAAATAGGTCGTTGCTGCCATTAAAAGTAGCATTTGCTACACATTCATATCCATCATCCAAATTTTGACACCTTGATCCAGTTGGACAGTCCTGCAGTTGACAAAATTCCATCTCTTGGCACATCTTACCTGTGTATCCTCTCGGACACTGACACCAAAAGTCATTCCACGTTACATGGCATGTTCCATTATGATAACATGGATTACTGTTGCAAACAGGATCAGAGACAACGccttccaaaattttttctttatcaagtATGACCGTGCCAAATTCAATTAGTGTAGGTATGTCTTTTGCCTTTAGTGGATAAAATTCGACTACCATGGTTTCAGAACCGTTTGATATCTGCACATCTTGTATTATGCCTTTAAAATTGGTCTGAGGTGCTTGTTGTATATCCGTTTGACGGTTATCTGCCTGTCTACTGGATCTGGGTGTCTGGCGGGGCAAACCGCCCAAGTACAAAACTGTTACATTTGATTGTCCTGTAGCACCGATCGTTTTTCGGAAATATTCACTTCCGTTTATTTTAACTTGTACTAAAGTCACATTCCTAACAACTTGAATCAAATGATAATTTCCCTGGTTCAGTTTAACACCACCAACAGTGTATGCTTCTGATCCATTGAACTGTATTTGTACCAGCAATTCCCCATGTTCCAGCAAAGCACGGATGTAAGGTTTCTCTTGTTTACCATCGAATTGGGCACTCGATTCAGAAcccaaataaaatatatcaccTGTATCTTGTCGTGTTCTAATGAACATTGATATGTCTACAATCGATCTGATTGCACGTCTTGCCAAATCATTTACTTTTACTGTAACATAACCGTCAGTGATGTTTCCATATCCAAAAGTGGCAGCAGTCATATTATACTGACAAGTGTGACCAAGATACGGACGTTCACACTTGCAGGAAAAATTTTGCCATCTATCCGTGCAGTGACCACCATTTTTACATGGATTCGGCAAACATTGCTCTGTGCGGGGGCAGCCTGATTCAACATCTACCATCTGAACAGAACTAGATTGCAGCCCAGTGTATATCTAAAAGAATCATTTATATGAACTACTTAGCACCCATTCTCACACCAAGAATCACGTGTGCTTGAAGTGAGCAAAAGAGTTTGTGACAAGATTACTATGAAAACTGAAAAGTACATACCCATTCTCCATTTATGATAACATCTTCAGTGCACCCAATGAAAAATGCTGGCCCATGAGTCAATCTGCTCAGATAAGTTATTGTGCCGCCAATGTAAGTAGTTGGGAAGGATGTGTGGCTAGCATTTCCTTCATTCAGATTGATTGGATAAATCGTTTGTTCTTCATTAGCAGACAGAACTATATGCGTCGTGTTGATGGCAACAAATACTTTTTGCCACTCGGAATTATTTAGACCAGTACCAATGAAAACACCCTCCCACCTGTTCAGTATACTGGAATGCAAATTCAACTTCCCGTTAACTAATTCCAGTATGTAAAATGTGGAACCTTTACCCATGGCTATTAGACCATCAGGTAGTGTTGTTCGAAATCGAAACTGTATGTCATATCCTTCATCTCTGCTTGTGTTTACCAGTACGTAAGACTTGCCGTTCAATGACATAGTTGTTACCTAACATAAACAAAACAatgagatttattttattaggtAACAAGTATAACGCCTGCTTGATAACAGAGCTTTAActtaataataagaatatgaatataataatgttTGGAATTACGCAAATCACACTAATGCTGACCGCTTTCGTAGATTATGTTAACTACAATAGTTTATCAATCACTTCATggagtatgaaaaaatttgaagtagGGAGATACATCTGTGTGGTCTAGTGGGTTATACAATGCTGCGTGTAATGCTTTCTTGTAGCATGTGCAAAGTACTACAGtacttataatttataaatcaaACACTTTGGTATTTACCAATTCCTCGAGtttgataagaaaataaaataaattatattataaaccATTGAGATGTTTCCAATATAAACAAACTTCATTGACAAATATACTTACAATATCACACATCTCCCCATGAAAACCATTGGGACAAGTGCAGTTGAACCTATGTTCTGTTTCATCGACCAAGTATGGCCAACATGTGCCACCGTTTTGGCATGCATTGCCTTGACAACCAATCAATGGTACTGAACAGTTTTTTCCACCGAACCCAGGGTCACATATACAAGAATAGTCCGCTTTTCCATCTAAACACGTACCATGTTCGCATGGTGTATACTTTTTACATTCGTCGATGTCAGTTTGGCAGTGTGTACCCTCAAAACCATCATCACATTCGCACTTATATCCACCGATTCGGTCCATGCATGTACCAGTTACACAGGGGTTACTTTCGCATtcattgatattaatttcacaGTTTTTTCCTATTACACCAGATACGCAAATGCATTCGTAActgaaaatagaaagaaaataattaatacaagCCGTATTTTGGCATTCATTTAACTTGAATTCAGTATCAGCGGTAATTTGCATTGATTCACAAGATCAATTTTAATTATGGTTTACCACAATATCCTACCGCCTGTTTTTGTAAGACACATAGGTATAGCACGAGTTTATAACTATCCACATACATATTTTGTTTGGTTGTTGTGTCTTGTTACTATCACTTGTTAAAAGGTAAGTTAGGTAACCCATGGTGAACAGACTGACATCATTATGGCACTaggtaatattaataatagcTTACCCACTAGCATTTTCATAGCTGAAGTTTCTTGTGAATATTGCTGGTAATGTTGATGCGTTACTCTTATACAATTCCCGGTTTGATCTTTCAAGACAGGTACCATTAAACTGGCAAGGTGAACTCTCGCATTCATCAACATCTTTTTCACAATTTAATCCTGTGTATCCATCATAACACTGACAGTTATACGACAGGATACCATCTACACATTTGGCTCCGTTCATACATGGAGCTGACAGGCAATCGTCAATATTGAATTCGCAATTTGCACCCTCAAATCCAGTATCGGTGCAATTACAGGTGTAATTATTAATACCATCAATACATTCACCGTAATTCAAGCAGGGTGATGACTGGCAATCATCAATGtttatttcacaattatttcCAGTAAAACCGAGTGAGCATATGCAAGAGTAAAATGCAGTATTATCTATACAAGTTGCACCATTTATGCATGGATTGCTTAAGCACTCGTCCACGTCTACTTCGCAAGTTTTGCCAGCATAACCGTCCTGGCAACTACATTCGAATGCATTTATTCGGTCAATGCACGttgcattatttttacacggaCCACATAAACATTCGTCAATTTCCATGTCACAATGATCTCCTGAAAAACCTGGTCTGCAGAAGCAATCATAACTTCCATTTGTATTTACACAAATTCCATTGTTGCACAAGGAGTTCCCATATGTCGTACACTCATCAATATCTTGATCGCAAGCTGTACctaaattgacaaattttccgattaataataattattgactGTATAAAACAATACCATAATGTGCTGACCATAAGTCAAGAATTTCAGTTTGATGTAactcaaaattttaaacatgGGGTCAACCCATACTTGGTAATAGAGGACACATCATGGCAAAATGGGGCACATCGTTCTGTTTCTGTTTACTTACagttaatgaaaatattccacATTATCAGCtcaaacataaaaaaaagactTTCCCTCCAGAGACAATTGTGGTGcaaccaaaaaatctttttaaaaaaattaatcatacaTCTTTTGACGTGCGTTACTTTACTCCGGTAAACCTAATAAAAATCTCGCTTCAAagagtaacaaatttttttttacactattTTTCAAGTGTCAAGCCATAAGTTCTGCATCAATCTGAAGAGGCTGCACACAAAGTAATGACCATGTGtagttttaattttagttATTAATTATCTATGCagcacaataataatattattgaagTGTTCATTGTGTCCTtagtaaaaaaatgagaaatcgaacagcaaacaaaatgaaaatatgggTTAAAAAGGatattagcaaaaaaaaatgtattagtAATAGTAACACGAATTTCATGATCAATGGACTTATTCACTAACTTTGCAGTTACATATAACGACAAAAATTGGTGCAATTGCATTGGAAACAGCTATTGCGTAACATATTTCTTGTGGAAATATTCAACTGTAATTCCCAACTACCATTGGTTCGGTACTGTGGAACTACAGTGACATAGCGGCAAAGTTATTGAATGCTCTTTGAAGAGTAGacaaaatacaaaacacaACCACAATTGCAGACCTCCGGCAAAATAGAATGTGCTACAGAAAAACATAACAGATGAAGCGAAACTTGGAAAATGCGTGCTCTGCTCAAATAACGTTCTATTACCAATTGTGAATATGGTTAATCTTCAATTcaaataatacatataatgtatgaAGCTAAATCATATCGTGACATATACCTTATAATACACACTTCGAAAGTACGGCATACTTGTACAGCTTAAtttagattttaaaaaatttcctgaaattgaatttccgaaTAAGGACTTGATTTGTATTCGTTAACTTATCGTCAGCACAATACACtaattgaatgataaaaatatatcaggTTCACGAATTTTCCTTGCCTGTATATCCTTCATTGCATTCACACTCGTATTTGTCACTTAAATCGATGCATGTACCGTTGTTGCATGTATTACTTGCACAGTGATCAACAATTAAAGTACAGTTTGGCCCTCTATAGCCATCTTTGCATCTACATTCATAACCATCTATTGCATCAACACAGACCCTGTCATCCGGACATATTGCACCAATGCACTCGTCAATATCAATATCACAAGTCTTCCCCATGAATCCTGGGGCACACTTGCAGTCATAATTTGTTCTCGACCTTGCCACAAGGGTACAAGTACCATTATTCGCACAGGGATTAATTGCACAAGCATCATATTCTCGGTCGCAATTATCTCCCACAAAATCACGAATACAATTGCAAGAATAGCCATTAATTTCGTTGATGCATATGCCTCCGTTTTGGCAAGGTTGCGAAAGACACTTGTCAAGAATATGGCAGTTTTTACCTGTTGACACATTAACTTTATTGCAATTTCACAGTAAGCTTAGAccaagaaagagaaaaatgattttgggACAATTAAAGCAAAAGctcaaatatcaaaaaaacCACATTGACACCATAATTTGAGTTTAAAATGTGAGTACAAAAATAGGTATACAGTACTGAGCATCGGAACAACTACATGAAGCTGcagaatttttaataatattcattcacacaaagaaattcagaaaaattaagAAGACGTTCATTATGTTACGAGACATGCACCTTACAGCTAACACCGATGAATGATTAAGTATGCGACAAGCCAAATAATATGCGATatatggatgaaaaaattccacgtTGCGTTTTAATCACAAACATCAATATTCAATTcttcatatacatatttaacatatgtatattatggaCCTGACATGTTCCAAAATGAAGTAAGTGTCTGCAGACCTTTACTACATTCAAACATAATGGCTACTGGTTTCAAATAAAGATAAATAAGTTATAAATTACGGGATGCAACGTAAAGTGTTGAATTTACCAGTATAGCCAGAGAGGCACTGACAGTAGTAACTGTTCAACTGGTCAATGCAAGTCGCACCATTACGACAAGGATCACTTGCACATTCGTCCAAATCAATTGAGCACTCGGGCCCGGTCCATCCAGGTTCACAACTGCAGTAGTAGCCTCCTGACTGAGTAGTAAATATTAAGGATAAAGCGTGCGAGTAACTTAACACAGTAATATTAAAGGaccattaattattttcagtgaATAATCTACTCATGTGTTTTCACTAATTGCAAGGCAGGGGAAGCTGAGTAGATTATCTCGAAGTTGTAATTCggttgatcaaaaaaaaaaaaaaaaaaaaactttacaaaTTAACGTCCAATTACTGGTCGGGTTACAAGATCGGACATAATGGCAGATGAAttagatgaagaaaaaatagcaTATACATTTATGAGAACCGGAGAAGCTGTGGTAATTTTGGAATAGTTTAGTGAATAAAGATTTAAAGAGACGTAGCTGTGTGTGATGATGTACTCGAAATACTTACATAATCATGGCAAGCAGATGCTTGTTTGCAAGGCATGTCTCTACAGGTGATTTGTAGTTCGCATTGAAGTCCTGTCCAAAATCTAGGACATTGACAAACAATGCCACGAGCGGTTTCAATGCAGGTGCCCCCATTCAGACATGCCGAGCACTGATCAGAAATAAGTTCTGTGCATGATGATCCTAATATACGAACATTAAAACATGACACAGAACACAAAATCACAAAATGTAATGAAGTGAGGAAACAATGCATGCGCATTACATACAAAAGCAAGGATAATCATtagtaaatgaaataaatttcgtaaTACATGGTAAATGAATCGTGCAAACAGTGATCATTTTGCTGCTGTTGTCATTCTGTACTATGGAACAATGATCATCCGAGTTCTCCCAAGTCCAAAGCATTGCACGCAACATTTTGCAAGAGATGTtctatttaattatttgtacGTTTGGAAATTGCTATTTTGGATCAGCAAATTAGTCCAATCATAACTGTAAGTAATTCTGAAGCCCCACATTCAAGTAACAACTAAATCTTTTCTCTCAAAAGTAAAAGGGTAAATTTAGAGAACTGTGCAAGTTGCTGAcgttcaataaataattaaattatcgaCTTACCTGTCCACTCAATAGGGCATGTACAATTAAATCCATCCTGATTACTTGTGCAGGTACCTCCGTTCAAACATGGATTGTTCGCGCAGAAATTAATGGTGCAATTTGGTGGAATCCCCATAAATCCGGGATTGCATACACACTGCGGTCCGTGATTGTCGGGTATGCAAATACTGTTGGGTGGACAAGCTCCGTTTTCACAAAGACCGTGTAATTCACAGTGTCGGCCAGTATATCCAGACAAACAGTTACAATGATAAGTGCCAACTTCATCGATACAACTACCTCCGTTGGTACAAGGATTCGACAGACATTcgtttaaatttaattcacaATTTTGGCCCTCGAAACCCATAGGACATTGGCATATGTATCCACCATAGTTATCAAAGCACTCGCCGTTATTTAGACAAGGATTATTCAGACATTCATCGATGTTGATTTCGCAGTTGATACCTCGATATCTGAAATATAATGGAGATGCTATCGGTTATTTAatcatgataaaaaatgacCTCACCCTATGTATGTGTTTGATTACAGTTTATaagacaataataattaatcacttTATTCCATattcacaatattttcacTCACCCTGTTCTATCGCATCGACAGGTGTAATTATTAATGCTGTCAGTGCATGTACCTCCATGTTTGCAAGGATTCGATGCACATTCATTGATATTGATTTCACAATTCTTACCCGTCCACCCAGAGCTACATTCGCACTTGTATTCACCGTCTGCTACATTGTAACAGGTTCCATCATTTTCGCATGGATTACGTTCGCACAGGCTGACTCCCAGCTGCGAGTCACAAAGAGTTCCAGTGAATCCTGGGATGCAGGTGCAACTGTAATTACCTCTAGAATCTTCGGCACATGATCCACCATTTTGGCAAGGATTACTGTCACATGGCGGACCTGCAATTATGTATACAGTTTTGAAAAGGAAATGAAGTGGATATAGGATATAATAACCCACACAGGTTACATCAATATATATTTCCATAAgactgaatgaaaaatgaaatacttcTAATTGTTTTGTTAATAAGAGCTCAAGATTTAAttgttggatatttttttgttccggCGCACCAGATTCATCTCAAATCATGTGTCGTGAAGCGGTTAATTACTGCTGCACAActataacatatatatttatattagtATGCAATCGATATTCAACAGACACATGCACGCTTGGgttaatacaaaaattaagCATCGCCTAAAGCAACAGGACAGGCAGATTGAACATCAATATTCAGGCAGCGCAATAAATGTTGCTGATCTGTGTAAGTATAATTAAGAATCTATACTcgagaacaaaaatttttcttcacgttTCAATCCATCGGCCTGTTCACCATCTATGCGAACTTGGAGATAGCTACGCCGAACATCAAGATTCGTTGAGGGCATTTTTTCAGATATCTCTGGTCATATAACTTCAGGTAtaagatgaaatataaatccTACAAATACTACAGATTTGTTATTGAATATTGGCACTTGTGACGGTAGACCTAAGTTAAACTGTTACGAGTTGAATATTATAATGTTAGAATTTTTACAGTGATGGAAATCCATGCATAGCTGTCTCCAAAGAatagagaaatagaaaaataaaagatcgTTATCAGACTCTACCATTATCGAGTTGACAGTTGTTGCCAGAGTACCGGGCGAAACAATGGCACTCATAGCGATCCTGTCGAGAGACGCAGGTTCCATGCATCATGCATGGTTCGTGGTCACAGAAGTCTGATGTGGGAACAGTCACTGTCGCTAGGCCACCGATGCTTAGTGGACCACCTGTAATATAATGCAATGCCATGCACACACCACACAACTAGCCTACATGACGTAGCATCGAAATTCGAATGAATAGGTGATAATGCAATTGAATAATGGTCTGACGTAACTGTGAtatgaaatggaaaatactGATTTCTAAATCGTTATTACACCCGTTCATTATTCAAAAACTAGCgactgaataaaaaataacatatgATACTCGCATACTTTCAGATTATATGAAGGTTTATGTTGTTTGTACGGTCGTGTTATCTCTAAATACGTAAATCGAGGAGAGAGAATATTGCAGTTTAAAATAACTTCCAAGAAGACAGATTTTATtgaatctgaaattcagtgAGTATAATAGTTTCGTTCCGTACGTTTAtcccgtaatttttttcacagcttgcTTTCATCAAACCAGTGCTAATTTCGTGGATAAGGAGATTAATTCGAAAAGAGCAGAAATTTCAGAGATTTATAGAGTTTGAACGTATGTTTAtgggtcacaattttgatattcgaacaaaaatcatgattatattttgtaaatcataaaaattgtttaggGAAAAATATGAACTTATTACTAATTTCTGATCATTTAAAAACACAGTTATGGTGACAGTAAAAAATGTGCGACAACAACTGAACAAATCAAACGAAGCAAAAACAAACCAACACTAGCTCGACTATGCACAACGTTTGACGGAAATAGTAGCTAGCAAACAGGGTGCCCAGctttgatataaaataaatgaattaatgAAGTTGTcaattcaacaatttaaaGTGTCAATAGTGCTGATAGAATCCAATAACTAAGGGCTTCACACTGCGAAAGTACTttcaacaaattaaaaattatgatcaAAATTCTATCAAGTTGCCGAAGTATCAGTACTTTCACTAAAATTACCAACCATTGCAGTGTTTACATTACATCAAAATTTGTATCCAACGAggtattcaaataatttgattcaTACTA is drawn from Neodiprion fabricii isolate iyNeoFabr1 chromosome 3, iyNeoFabr1.1, whole genome shotgun sequence and contains these coding sequences:
- the LOC124179160 gene encoding protein crumbs isoform X3 encodes the protein MRVLAAVAVFSSLLITTFEAPQDTISYDTDDNYREAYFNGSAYLRLASTVSVHRQTGLSFRTCDGGRLFIQHFGPDFISLEVTPEGLLFLASVNQQRYEAKLNAKLLNNAWHYVNLLFRLGNFTLSAAGHTQVIANGTYNSGILNLPDYNDNEPLIIGEGFKGCILQGPGILFRRNSTINSGAVFGTCPLESAGCGPLSIGGLATVTVPTSDFCDHEPCMMHGTCVSRQDRYECHCFARYSGNNCQLDNGPPCDSNPCQNGGSCAEDSRGNYSCTCIPGFTGTLCDSQLGVSLCERNPCENDGTCYNVADGEYKCECSSGWTGKNCEININECASNPCKHGGTCTDSINNYTCRCDRTGYRGINCEINIDECLNNPCLNNGECFDNYGGYICQCPMGFEGQNCELNLNECLSNPCTNGGSCIDEVGTYHCNCLSGYTGRHCELHGLCENGACPPNSICIPDNHGPQCVCNPGFMGIPPNCTINFCANNPCLNGGTCTSNQDGFNCTCPIEWTGKNCHILDKCLSQPCQNGGICINEINGYSCNCIRDFVGDNCDREYDACAINPCANNGTCTLVARSRTNYDCKCAPGFMGKTCDIDIDECIGAICPDDRVCVDAIDGYECRCKDGYRGPNCTLIVDHCASNTCNNGTCIDLSDKYECECNEGYTGTACDQDIDECTTYGNSLCNNGICVNTNGSYDCFCRPGFSGDHCDMEIDECLCGPCKNNATCIDRINAFECSCQDGYAGKTCEVDVDECLSNPCINGATCIDNTAFYSCICSLGFTGNNCEINIDDCQSSPCLNYGECIDGINNYTCNCTDTGFEGANCEFNIDDCLSAPCMNGAKCVDGILSYNCQCYDGYTGLNCEKDVDECESSPCQFNGTCLERSNRELYKSNASTLPAIFTRNFSYENASGYECICVSGVIGKNCEININECESNPCVTGTCMDRIGGYKCECDDGFEGTHCQTDIDECKKYTPCEHGTCLDGKADYSCICDPGFGGKNCSVPLIGCQGNACQNGGTCWPYLVDETEHRFNCTCPNGFHGEMCDIVTTMSLNGKSYVLVNTSRDEGYDIQFRFRTTLPDGLIAMGKGSTFYILELVNGKLNLHSSILNRWEGVFIGTGLNNSEWQKVFVAINTTHIVLSANEEQTIYPINLNEGNASHTSFPTTYIGGTITYLSRLTHGPAFFIGCTEDVIINGEWIYTGLQSSSVQMVDVESGCPRTEQCLPNPCKNGGHCTDRWQNFSCKCERPYLGHTCQYNMTAATFGYGNITDGYVTVKVNDLARRAIRSIVDISMFIRTRQDTGDIFYLGSESSAQFDGKQEKPYIRALLEHGELLVQIQFNGSEAYTVGGVKLNQGNYHLIQVVRNVTLVQVKINGSEYFRKTIGATGQSNVTVLYLGGLPRQTPRSSRQADNRQTDIQQAPQTNFKGIIQDVQISNGSETMVVEFYPLKAKDIPTLIEFGTVILDKEKILEGVVSDPVCNSNPCYHNGTCHVTWNDFWCQCPRGYTGKMCQEMEFCQLQDCPTGSRCQNLDDGYECVANATFNGSNDLFTYTYKQSEEQNGTESTTDTIEITYRSRTGGVLMHIAPKSGNQNFAVSVFRDNISISWILDYNNHGTLSFGKNEPDGNWTSIVIKLNNDSIESGYANSNDETIPHSSPNFSFSLWYELLCTGTVTLGGLGGELSDRNSYVTFGTNSTYSGGNTVDGNSVEYPQHMMTTATPPHSFVLGDAFKGCLGEVRIGAMLLHYFTYDEVYQNANFTPTEYLSLQVVGNLSSYENIGCRLCFESDCKNGGHCLNEANSYICDCLPGYAEDDCSVDIDECIDNKCKHGAMCVDKIANYTCECTSGWQSWLCDEDINECVSVTTCQHDGVCVNLPGSFRCECPDQFTGNLCEEVRIITCADHKCKNGSTCTDVVDTKTGNNFTCTCMPGFEGQFCDTPYCMPNKCQHGGRCDYLYQTPQCTCVAGYTGMYCETDIDDCAADTNGNVPCKNGGKCLDGVNNFKCDCSHTGYNGSDCSIDIDECAQMPVNCENGHCENLPGSYQCSCIPGYCGRNCEVLDPCIQTPCQNEGTCTCLDDSGYICHCTSDYGGHNCTEQKLSLGSQALDIAVIVGPIVGCLLLIGAGSLIALFMMARKKRATRGTYSPSAQEFSNPRVEMDNVMKPPPEERLI
- the LOC124179160 gene encoding protein crumbs isoform X4 is translated as MRVLAAVAVFSSLLITTFEAPQDTISYDTDDNYREAYFNGSAYLRLASTVSVHRQTGLSFRTCDGGRLFIQHFGPDFISLEVTPEGLLFLASVNQQRYEAKLNAKLLNNAWHYVNLLFRLGNFTLSAAGHTQVIANGTYNSGILNLPDYNDNEPLIIGEGFKGCILQGPGILFRRNSTINSGAVFGTCPLESAGCGPLSIGGLATVTVPTSDFCDHEPCMMHGTCVSRQDRYECHCFARYSGNNCQLDNGPPCDSNPCQNGGSCAEDSRGNYSCTCIPGFTGTLCDSQLGVSLCERNPCENDGTCYNVADGEYKCECSSGWTGKNCEININECASNPCKHGGTCTDSINNYTCRCDRTGYRGINCEINIDECLNNPCLNNGECFDNYGGYICQCPMGFEGQNCELNLNECLSNPCTNGGSCIDEVGTYHCNCLSGYTGRHCELHGLCENGACPPNSICIPDNHGPQCVCNPGFMGIPPNCTINFCANNPCLNGGTCTSNQDGFNCTCPIEWTGSSCTELISDQCSACLNGGTCIETARGIVCQCPRFWTGLQCELQITCRDMPCKQASACHDYSGGYYCSCEPGWTGPECSIDLDECASDPCRNGATCIDQLNSYYCQCLSGYTGTACDQDIDECTTYGNSLCNNGICVNTNGSYDCFCRPGFSGDHCDMEIDECLCGPCKNNATCIDRINAFECSCQDGYAGKTCEVDVDECLSNPCINGATCIDNTAFYSCICSLGFTGNNCEINIDDCQSSPCLNYGECIDGINNYTCNCTDTGFEGANCEFNIDDCLSAPCMNGAKCVDGILSYNCQCYDGYTGLNCEKDVDECESSPCQFNGTCLERSNRELYKSNASTLPAIFTRNFSYENASGYECICVSGVIGKNCEININECESNPCVTGTCMDRIGGYKCECDDGFEGTHCQTDIDECKKYTPCEHGTCLDGKADYSCICDPGFGGKNCSVPLIGCQGNACQNGGTCWPYLVDETEHRFNCTCPNGFHGEMCDIVTTMSLNGKSYVLVNTSRDEGYDIQFRFRTTLPDGLIAMGKGSTFYILELVNGKLNLHSSILNRWEGVFIGTGLNNSEWQKVFVAINTTHIVLSANEEQTIYPINLNEGNASHTSFPTTYIGGTITYLSRLTHGPAFFIGCTEDVIINGEWIYTGLQSSSVQMVDVESGCPRTEQCLPNPCKNGGHCTDRWQNFSCKCERPYLGHTCQYNMTAATFGYGNITDGYVTVKVNDLARRAIRSIVDISMFIRTRQDTGDIFYLGSESSAQFDGKQEKPYIRALLEHGELLVQIQFNGSEAYTVGGVKLNQGNYHLIQVVRNVTLVQVKINGSEYFRKTIGATGQSNVTVLYLGGLPRQTPRSSRQADNRQTDIQQAPQTNFKGIIQDVQISNGSETMVVEFYPLKAKDIPTLIEFGTVILDKEKILEGVVSDPVCNSNPCYHNGTCHVTWNDFWCQCPRGYTGKMCQEMEFCQLQDCPTGSRCQNLDDGYECVANATFNGSNDLFTYTYKQSEEQNGTESTTDTIEITYRSRTGGVLMHIAPKSGNQNFAVSVFRDNISISWILDYNNHGTLSFGKNEPDGNWTSIVIKLNNDSIESGYANSNDETIPHSSPNFSFSLWYELLCTGTVTLGGLGGELSDRNSYVTFGTNSTYSGGNTVDGNSVEYPQHMMTTATPPHSFVLGDAFKGCLGEVRIGAMLLHYFTYDEVYQNANFTPTEYLSLQVVGNLSSYENIGCRLCFESDCKNGGHCLNEANSYICDCLPGYAEDDCSVDIDECIDNKCKHGAMCVDKIANYTCECTSGWQSWLCDEDINECVSVTTCQHDGVCVNLPGSFRCECPDQFTGNLCEEVRIITCADHKCKNGSTCTDVVDTKTGNNFTCTCMPGFEGQFCDTPYCMPNKCQHGGRCDYLYQTPQCTCVAGYTGMYCETDIDDCAADTNGNVPCKNGGKCLDGVNNFKCDCSHTGYNGSDCSIDIDECAQMPVNCENGHCENLPGSYQCSCIPGYCGRNCEVLDPCIQTPCQNEGTCTCLDDSGYICHCTSDYGGHNCTEQKLSLGSQALDIAVIVGPIVGCLLLIGAGSLIALFMMARKKRATRGTYSPSAQEFSNPRVEMDNVMKPPPEERLI